A window of Oscillospiraceae bacterium contains these coding sequences:
- a CDS encoding glycosyltransferase family 2 protein, giving the protein MAKTLYVVVPCYNEQEVFPETQKRLCEKLAALIAGNKVTDQSRIFFVNDGSKDTTWKLITEAYESEPLVCGMSLSRNRGHQNALLAGLLSAAEHCDFTISIDADLQDDINVFDEMIAKYDAGADIVYGVRGARETDTAFKRNTAQSFYKFSAKMGVDTVYNHADFRLMSRRAIEALREFKEVNLYLRGLVPLLGFKTDKVLYERTPRTAGVSKYPLKRMLALALDGITGFSVKPIRMVFWTGVWIMVLALIAFIAGLVLYLCGVFETGMMAIVAALFWLGGIQLIAMGVVGEYVGKAYMETKHRPRFVISDIRVK; this is encoded by the coding sequence ATGGCAAAGACGCTGTATGTCGTCGTCCCCTGCTATAATGAGCAGGAGGTGTTTCCCGAGACCCAAAAGCGGCTGTGTGAAAAACTTGCCGCTTTGATCGCCGGGAACAAGGTGACGGATCAAAGCCGGATTTTCTTTGTCAACGACGGAAGCAAAGATACGACCTGGAAGCTGATCACCGAGGCCTATGAGAGCGAGCCGCTTGTCTGCGGCATGTCGCTGTCGCGCAACCGCGGGCATCAAAACGCTTTGCTTGCGGGACTGCTCTCGGCGGCCGAACACTGCGATTTCACGATTTCCATCGACGCCGATCTGCAGGACGACATCAACGTATTCGACGAGATGATCGCAAAATACGACGCCGGCGCGGACATCGTCTACGGCGTCAGAGGCGCGCGGGAGACCGATACCGCTTTTAAGCGCAACACCGCGCAGAGTTTTTATAAATTTTCGGCAAAAATGGGTGTCGATACCGTTTATAATCACGCCGATTTCCGCCTGATGAGCCGCCGCGCGATTGAGGCGCTGCGCGAATTCAAAGAAGTCAACCTCTATCTGCGCGGATTGGTTCCGCTGCTCGGCTTCAAGACCGACAAGGTACTGTATGAGCGTACCCCGCGAACGGCGGGCGTCTCCAAATATCCGTTGAAACGGATGCTCGCGCTTGCCCTCGACGGCATCACGGGATTCTCGGTCAAACCGATCCGGATGGTGTTTTGGACGGGGGTGTGGATTATGGTTCTCGCGCTCATTGCGTTCATAGCCGGATTGGTGCTCTATTTGTGCGGCGTGTTTGAAACCGGGATGATGGCGATTGTCGCCGCGCTGTTCTGGCTCGGCGGCATTCAATTGATCGCCATGGGAGTCGTGGGTGAATACGTCGGCAAGGCATATATGGAGACCAAGCATCGGCCGCGGTTTGTGATTTCGGACATCAGAGTCAAAT